Proteins from a single region of Macaca nemestrina isolate mMacNem1 chromosome 13, mMacNem.hap1, whole genome shotgun sequence:
- the LOC105490070 gene encoding protein unc-50 homolog isoform X1, with translation MLPSTSVNSSVQGNGVLNSRDAARHTAGAKRYKYLRRLFRFRQMDFEFAAWQMLYLFTSPQRVYRNFHYRKQTKDQWARDDPAFLVLLSIWLCVSTIGFGFVLDMGFFETIKLLLWVVFIDCVGVGLLIATLMWEASGNLQSWRKAKEKQPPSSQGGRMEFISNKYLVKRQSRDYDVEWGYAFDVHLNAFYPLLVILHFIQLFFINHVILTDTFIGYLVGNTLWLVAVGYYIYVTFLGYSALPFLKNTVILLYPFAPLILLYGLSLALGWNFTHTLCSFYKYRVK, from the exons ATGTTACCGAGTACTTCAGTGAATTCCTCAGTGCAGGGGAACGGAGTCTTGAATTCCAGGGATGCAGCAAGACACACAGCCGGAGCGAAACGCTACAAATATCTGAGAAGGCTTTTCCGCTTTCGGCAGATGGACTTTGAATTTGCTGCCTGGCAGATGCTCTACCTGTTCACATCCCCACAGAGAGTTTACAGAAATTTTCATTATCGAAAACAGACGAAGGACCAGTGGGCCAGAGATGACCCTGCTTTCTTGGTCCTGTTAAGTATCTGGCTCTGTG TGTCCACTATAGGATTTGGCTTTGTGCTGGACATGGGATTCTTTGAGACAATAAAGCTTCTCCTTTGGGTTGTATTCATAGATTGTGTAGGCGTTGGTCTTCTGATAGCAACTTTAATGTG ggaggcctcaggaaacttacaatcatggcggaaggcaaaggagaagcagccaCCTTCCTCACAAGgtggcaggatgga GTTCATCTCTAACAAGTATTTAGTGAAACGACAGAGCAGAGACTATGATGTGGAATGGGGCTATGCTTTTGATGTGCATCTCAATGCTTTTTATCCACTCCTGGTCATTTTGCATTTTATCCAGCTTTTTTTCATCAACC aTGTTATCCTGACAGACACATTTATTGGATATTTAGTTGGAAACACCTTATGGTTGGTTGCAGTTGGCTATTATATCTATGTCACTTTCCTGGGATACAGTg cattgccatttttgaaaaatacagtaattctTCTGTATCCATTTGCACCTCTGATTCTGCTCTACGGGCTGTCCCTGGCACTGGGATGGAACTTCACCCATACTCTGTGTTCTTTCTATAAGTAcagagtgaaataa
- the LOC105490070 gene encoding protein unc-50 homolog isoform X2, producing the protein MLPSTSVNSSVQGNGVLNSRDAARHTAGAKRYKYLRRLFRFRQMDFEFAAWQMLYLFTSPQRVYRNFHYRKQTKDQWARDDPAFLVLLSIWLCVSTIGFGFVLDMGFFETIKLLLWVVFIDCVGVGLLIATLMWFISNKYLVKRQSRDYDVEWGYAFDVHLNAFYPLLVILHFIQLFFINHVILTDTFIGYLVGNTLWLVAVGYYIYVTFLGYSALPFLKNTVILLYPFAPLILLYGLSLALGWNFTHTLCSFYKYRVK; encoded by the exons ATGTTACCGAGTACTTCAGTGAATTCCTCAGTGCAGGGGAACGGAGTCTTGAATTCCAGGGATGCAGCAAGACACACAGCCGGAGCGAAACGCTACAAATATCTGAGAAGGCTTTTCCGCTTTCGGCAGATGGACTTTGAATTTGCTGCCTGGCAGATGCTCTACCTGTTCACATCCCCACAGAGAGTTTACAGAAATTTTCATTATCGAAAACAGACGAAGGACCAGTGGGCCAGAGATGACCCTGCTTTCTTGGTCCTGTTAAGTATCTGGCTCTGTG TGTCCACTATAGGATTTGGCTTTGTGCTGGACATGGGATTCTTTGAGACAATAAAGCTTCTCCTTTGGGTTGTATTCATAGATTGTGTAGGCGTTGGTCTTCTGATAGCAACTTTAATGTG GTTCATCTCTAACAAGTATTTAGTGAAACGACAGAGCAGAGACTATGATGTGGAATGGGGCTATGCTTTTGATGTGCATCTCAATGCTTTTTATCCACTCCTGGTCATTTTGCATTTTATCCAGCTTTTTTTCATCAACC aTGTTATCCTGACAGACACATTTATTGGATATTTAGTTGGAAACACCTTATGGTTGGTTGCAGTTGGCTATTATATCTATGTCACTTTCCTGGGATACAGTg cattgccatttttgaaaaatacagtaattctTCTGTATCCATTTGCACCTCTGATTCTGCTCTACGGGCTGTCCCTGGCACTGGGATGGAACTTCACCCATACTCTGTGTTCTTTCTATAAGTAcagagtgaaataa
- the LOC105490071 gene encoding cytochrome c oxidase assembly factor 5 isoform X2, protein MPKYYEDKPEGGVCAGLKEDLGECLLQSDCVVQLPDLLTLHQNHLEVAWLFKRRKIPSAVFEGRTLQRFKICIF, encoded by the exons ATGCCCAAGTATTACGAGGACAAGCCGGAGGGCGGCGTGTGCGCGGGCCTGAAGGAGGACCTGGGCGAGTGTCTGCTGCAGTCGGACTGTGTGGTCCAG CTTCCAGACCTGCTGACTcttcatcagaatcacctagaagTGGCGTGGctttttaaaa GAAGGAAAATCCCCTCGGCAGTGTTTGAAGGAAGGACACTGCAGcgctttaaaatatgcattttttga
- the LOC105490071 gene encoding cytochrome c oxidase assembly factor 5 isoform X1, with protein MPKYYEDKPEGGVCAGLKEDLGECLLQSDCVVQEGKSPRQCLKEGHCSALKYAFFECRRSMLDNRARFRGRKGY; from the exons ATGCCCAAGTATTACGAGGACAAGCCGGAGGGCGGCGTGTGCGCGGGCCTGAAGGAGGACCTGGGCGAGTGTCTGCTGCAGTCGGACTGTGTGGTCCAG GAAGGAAAATCCCCTCGGCAGTGTTTGAAGGAAGGACACTGCAGcgctttaaaatatgcattttttgaGTGTAGAAGATCAATG ttggataacagagcaagattcagaggaagaaaaggatATTGA